In Prochlorococcus marinus str. MIT 1214, one DNA window encodes the following:
- a CDS encoding NADH-quinone oxidoreductase subunit J → MNIAYSTELICFLILSAVIVSGSLAVVLLKNIVYSAFLLGGVFMAVAGLYLLLNASFVAAAQILVYVGAVNVLILFAIMLVNKKEKLKPMEGLKTRKLLSGGVCGGLLILLLRVSITTKWNLPGPTSIGEEATERIGEHLFTDYLLPFELASILLLMAMIGAIVLARRDVTIPKDDINDSKNQKSLIDKKLPLLSENSIK, encoded by the coding sequence ATGAATATCGCTTATTCAACAGAATTAATTTGCTTTTTAATTCTTAGTGCTGTCATAGTTTCTGGAAGCTTAGCAGTTGTTTTATTAAAGAATATTGTTTACTCAGCATTTTTATTAGGCGGAGTCTTTATGGCTGTAGCAGGTTTATATCTTTTACTAAATGCTAGTTTTGTCGCTGCAGCTCAAATTCTTGTATATGTAGGAGCTGTAAATGTTTTGATATTATTTGCAATTATGTTGGTTAATAAGAAAGAAAAGTTAAAACCAATGGAAGGTCTTAAAACTAGAAAATTGTTATCTGGTGGAGTTTGCGGTGGATTATTAATTTTATTATTGCGAGTTAGCATTACCACTAAATGGAACTTACCTGGACCAACCTCAATTGGTGAAGAGGCAACTGAGAGAATTGGTGAACATCTATTCACAGATTATTTGTTACCTTTTGAACTTGCTTCGATTCTCTTATTAATGGCTATGATTGGAGCAATTGTATTAGCAAGAAGAGATGTCACAATTCCAAAAGATGATATAAATGATTCAAAGAATCAAAAGTCCTTAATTGATAAGAAACTTCCTCTGCTTTCCGAAAATAGTATAAAATGA
- the nuoK gene encoding NADH-quinone oxidoreductase subunit NuoK, whose amino-acid sequence MLENSIGPVPLQAYLIVAAFLFCTGVWGLINSRNAVRVLMSIELMLNAVNINLMSFSSYIDGSIIRGQVFSIFVITVAAAEAAVGLAILLSLYRNRVTIDMESFNLLKW is encoded by the coding sequence ATGTTAGAAAATTCTATTGGTCCAGTACCTCTTCAAGCTTATCTTATAGTCGCTGCATTTCTTTTCTGTACAGGTGTCTGGGGATTAATTAATAGTCGAAATGCTGTGCGAGTTTTAATGAGTATTGAATTAATGTTAAACGCAGTAAATATAAATCTTATGAGTTTTTCATCATATATAGACGGATCAATAATTAGAGGACAAGTATTTTCAATTTTTGTTATCACAGTAGCCGCCGCCGAGGCTGCTGTTGGGCTAGCAATACTACTTTCTTTGTATAGAAATAGAGTTACTATTGATATGGAAAGTTTCAATCTACTCAAATGGTAG
- the ndhI gene encoding NAD(P)H-quinone oxidoreductase subunit I, with protein MLGFLEKVADYTKEAVSAAKYLIDGLGVTFDHMRRRPITVQYPYEKLIPSERYRGRIHYEFDKCIACEVCVRVCPINLPVVDWVMNKETKKKELRNYSIDFGACIFCGNCVEYCPTNCLSMTEEYELAAFDRHSLNYDNVALGRLPTSVTSDPSVIPLRELAYLPEGIMDPHELPANQKRAGKLPTQIIKELQAERSKEEVNNNSSDMVPNKLNSTN; from the coding sequence ATGCTTGGTTTCCTTGAAAAAGTTGCCGACTACACTAAAGAAGCTGTTAGTGCAGCGAAATATTTAATTGATGGGCTAGGCGTCACTTTCGACCACATGCGCCGAAGGCCTATAACTGTTCAATATCCTTACGAAAAACTAATTCCCTCTGAGCGTTACAGAGGAAGGATTCATTATGAATTTGATAAGTGTATCGCTTGCGAAGTTTGCGTAAGGGTCTGCCCAATTAATCTACCAGTTGTTGATTGGGTAATGAATAAAGAAACCAAGAAAAAAGAGTTGAGAAATTATTCTATTGACTTTGGTGCATGTATTTTTTGTGGAAATTGCGTTGAATATTGCCCTACAAATTGCTTATCAATGACAGAAGAATATGAACTGGCTGCATTCGATAGACATAGTCTTAACTACGATAATGTTGCTCTTGGAAGACTACCAACGAGTGTAACTTCAGATCCATCAGTTATACCTTTAAGAGAATTAGCTTATTTACCCGAGGGCATAATGGACCCTCATGAATTGCCTGCGAACCAAAAAAGAGCAGGTAAACTTCCAACTCAAATTATAAAAGAGCTACAAGCAGAGAGATCAAAAGAAGAAGTTAATAATAATTCATCCGATATGGTTCCAAATAAATTAAATTCTACTAATTAA
- a CDS encoding CYTH domain-containing protein: MGIEIERRFLVENEDWKSQVILSEAFSQAYLNSNVDEWATRVRIIDNKKAYITLKSSLNGLINHEFEYSIPLKDAIELIKLSKYKITKTRYQLKINKKNWVVDLFDESNFSLKIAEIELNSESEEIQVPSWCGQEITGIKLLSNASLAKTPISQLSVKDRIKIKGS, encoded by the coding sequence ATGGGGATAGAAATCGAAAGAAGATTCTTGGTTGAAAATGAAGATTGGAAATCTCAGGTCATACTCAGTGAAGCTTTTAGTCAAGCCTACTTAAATTCAAATGTAGATGAATGGGCTACTCGAGTAAGAATAATAGACAATAAAAAAGCATACATCACATTAAAATCTTCATTAAATGGGTTAATAAACCACGAGTTTGAATATTCAATTCCATTAAAAGATGCCATCGAATTAATAAAATTATCAAAATATAAAATTACTAAAACTCGTTATCAGTTAAAAATAAATAAGAAAAATTGGGTAGTTGATCTTTTTGATGAGTCCAATTTTTCCTTGAAAATTGCTGAAATTGAATTGAATTCTGAATCCGAAGAAATTCAAGTTCCCTCATGGTGTGGGCAAGAGATAACAGGGATCAAATTATTAAGCAATGCTTCTCTTGCAAAGACACCTATTTCTCAATTATCTGTAAAAGATCGGATCAAAATCAAAGGGTCCTAA
- a CDS encoding NAD(+) kinase, translating to MTTNLIWILYRSDSDTAYQETLNCKKIIEGYGKKVLFSEISNETNNVNQLFSLSDILPEIALVLGGDGTVLRAARFLSPKNIPILSFNVGGNLGFLTHDRHILKQANFWERVSNNSFNIQKRMMLEATVFKEKINNESTIKKSFFALNDLYLRSCSDEIAPTCSLALEIDGEAIDQFKGDGLIFSTPTGSTAYSMAAGGPIIHPSLDAIIVSAICPMSLASRPIVVPPESQLLIKPIKEKKQKIKLWLDGSSGCLIEANDTCLIKKSNHSTSIIILDENLSYYKTITQKLHWASSLNERNKN from the coding sequence ATGACAACAAATCTGATCTGGATCTTATATAGATCAGATAGCGATACTGCATATCAAGAAACCCTAAATTGTAAGAAAATAATTGAAGGTTATGGGAAAAAAGTCTTATTTTCAGAAATAAGCAATGAAACCAATAATGTTAATCAACTATTTTCATTATCTGATATCTTGCCGGAAATCGCTCTTGTTTTAGGAGGTGATGGAACAGTTTTAAGAGCTGCCAGATTTTTATCCCCCAAAAACATACCTATTTTAAGTTTCAATGTGGGAGGAAATCTAGGCTTTTTGACACACGATCGTCATATCTTAAAGCAAGCTAATTTTTGGGAAAGAGTTTCAAATAATAGTTTTAATATACAAAAAAGAATGATGCTTGAAGCAACTGTATTTAAAGAAAAAATCAATAATGAAAGCACAATTAAAAAATCATTTTTTGCTCTAAATGATTTATATTTACGATCTTGCTCAGACGAAATTGCACCAACTTGCAGCCTTGCACTTGAAATTGATGGTGAGGCAATTGACCAATTCAAAGGAGATGGCCTTATCTTCTCGACACCAACAGGTTCTACCGCTTACTCCATGGCTGCAGGAGGGCCAATAATCCACCCTTCTTTGGATGCGATAATCGTAAGTGCTATATGTCCAATGAGCCTAGCAAGTAGACCGATTGTAGTTCCTCCTGAATCTCAATTACTAATAAAACCTATAAAAGAAAAGAAGCAAAAAATAAAGTTATGGTTAGATGGTTCGAGTGGATGTCTAATCGAAGCTAATGATACATGCTTAATAAAGAAATCTAATCATTCAACCTCAATAATAATTTTAGATGAAAATCTTTCTTATTATAAGACAATCACTCAAAAACTTCATTGGGCTAGCAGCCTTAATGAGAGGAATAAAAACTAA